TCCGCGTGAAAGTATTAGAATACAGTGATGGATGTTTCTGTTTTTCCCGCTCTCCAGAGGCAATGGCGGGAAGCTATGATCCCCAGATTGTGGGGTCACATTttgtcaagcagtactacaccCAGCTTCACAAGGATCCAGTCCAGTTACACAGATTTTATCTAGACCAGTCTTCCTATGTTCATGGTAGTTCTGAGATAGGATCTGAAGAGCCTGTGGTTGGCCAGAAGGTAAATTTGTGGATGTACTATATACTCAAcgtagtgtgtgtgcatattgtatggagtgtgtgtacatgtgattCACCATGCATGCTTACTCGTATGTCAATGGTTGTTTAGTAAGTATATGGACTATTTATTTATATCACTGGGGAATGCTGTTGTAAGTTTTTAAATTTTAGCTACACCTTACAGAATTAATATTGTACTATATTCACTGCTTCATAACAGTTGTCCTTACTGGCGGTGATGCTAGAAAACTTTGCACAAGCATGCTAGAAAATGTTAGAATTGTAAAATTTCTTTGGTAGGTACATGGGTAGTTGACTGATTTGTGCTTCTGTGTAGtgaaacctctcttaacaacTAATTGTCTTAATTAAGGAGTTAACAAAAAGGTCACTATAAAGTAGAAGACAAAtatttttggtcccaacaggtctgagTTTTATCACTGAAGTGAGAAAAGAGAAAACTTTGATAATAAAAGTTAGTGTCCTGTATATAGAGAGGCTCTACTATAATATAAGCATAATTCCTGGCAGCTATATACCATGAATTCTGTGGCTAACTAGGATAGGTGTACTTTAAGCCAAGCATTCAGGGAATACCCTTGGATTAGTGCTATGTCATTACATAGGGAAACTTAACTGTGTTGTTTTGAAATCTTTTAATTCCATTAGTGTAGTGCCTTAACATACTTGTTAACATCATTAAAGCTTTAATGTCAGATTATCAGTACTTCTTGATAGTAATGTGCAGTAGCACTGGTAATGGAAATGTTCCAGgtttgttgtttccttgagcaagaaacttgaCTACATTGCTCCTGTCTATCCCAACtgtataatggggacctggtgactGGTGTTagctggggaagcagcccacccagttttaacacctggtgttaactgggggaGTAAactcccaactgtccttgtctcacttgGCAGTGTCTACTCTCATGTATTATGTATTTTTCTTGTTGCAGGCTATTCATGAGAAGATATTGTCTATCAATTTTAAGAGCGTACATGCTAAGATAAAGCAGGTGGACAGCCATGCCACACTTGGGGAGGGGATTGTCATTCAAGTTACGGGAGAGTTGTCAGTGAATGGCCAGCCAATGAGGGCATTCGTTCAGACGTTTGTGCTCGCTCCAGAGTCGCCTAAGAAGTATTATGTGCACAATGACATATTCCGTTACCAAGACGATGCTTATGATGTCACCAGTGAGAGTGAGAATAATGAGGGGTTGACTGAGAGGGAACAAGATGTTGTCCAGGTAACCAACCACCTTTAGCTATTTGCATATAAAATGATGTCTAGTAATTACCCATCTCAAGACTGTCCCAAACATTGCTAAGGTGTACATGACCtcgttaataagaccacctcgtaTTGAAGCCATATTTATATTGTCCGATAGGTGGGTTTCCTCATTGTACAGGACTGTCCCTTTATTCTATCCTACTGATTGTGTTATGCAATATTTGATAACCATAGTAATTagctaatagtgcagtcactaATATGCAGGGTGAGCTCTAGTCTGTTATTTTCGATtcttaatatttttttttaataatcTTTCTTTGTTGGCCAGTTTATTTCTATACAAGTGATCATTTTCCATCCATTATATAAAGGAGTGTACACTGTGTCATATTACTGGTGTTCCATGTGTAGCCACAGCCAAGTGATCTCTATCAGTCTGGTCAGTCCCCACAGCAGCAGATAAACGAAGTTGATGTCAGCTTGCAGAATGGTAACCGCCAGTCTTCAGTGGAGCAGTCCCCCTCAGGTGGGTAATTCCCTTAACCTTATATGGAGTTTAGTATCATACAATCATTTCATTTGGATTATGGCAGTGCTAAAAGTAGCAGTTGATCGCTGAGTCCAATttcagcataatgctggcaAAAAAAAATCCGTTTTTGGTCAAATATATTGAACTGGAAGGGGGAAGGAATCTGGTAATGGACTTATGCCAGATCCTTGGCACTAAGAACAGATTGTAAAGAAATAGATTTGTCTATATTACCTCTGTACAGGGATACATCCACCACAAGTGTTTGCTTGTGGTTGTTTGATAAACATGAAGACTGTTGGGTAACAAATTGGCGACCGCCAtctttaaaaaataaaataaaacagcTTGGTTTTCTTGACAAATGTACACCATTATGATGAAGTATGAATACAGTAGAACTCAAGTATCCTGTCAAACTTTATCATCATTTTTTGGAGAAATAACACAATACTTTTGCGATGTCAAGAGTTATGTGTTGCAGTTGTCTTACTTTGGTTGTAAATTCTATTGTGTGTCTATGTATAAGCCATTGGGGGTTAACATGGTCATGTCATACAGGGAAGGAGCCATGGACACAGTACAATGACGTTACTGGACATGTTGACTCTGCTTCTTCAGAGACTAGTACCCCACTTGAGTTACTGCCTCCACGATCCAGTAATTCTCCGGATACTACGTACAAGACAAGTGAACCAGGTGCTTACTTAATGGTGTATGCTTATTGTTTAGGAGGTGCATATTGATACCAAGTACTCATAAGCGTTACAAGGTGACACTTATGGGCTCCTGTTGGCATAGATTCAACTGCTTACTGACTTATTCTAAGAGGTGCTTATTGGCACCAGGAGCCCATATGTGCTGCAAGGTGATGCTTATGGGCTTTTGTTTGGCATATTTAGTTATCAAGttgtacagtagtactatttAGACTTCAGGGCTTTCCCCTACAAGATGGGTGCCATGCAAAATGCTCtctctaaaaaccatcatagaactatcatacatgatgaaaatcacaGAATAGTTTTAACAtcaaatccagcattaaaaacaagaaatcAATAACAGATGGTCAGATAGTGAGTTTTTAACAGTTGTCAAAACCTAATTTTTGgtctgcctacctgcctgaccaTAGTCgtaaggctagaggccaaataatAAAGTAGCAATGCACAGCCATTgtttcatgccacaataacaaattatGGGTGGCGACATACCCTTTCTGGTTCTCAGGTGTGTCTGCCTTCTGTactttgtctttccttttatcctCAATTACATGATCGTCATCTTTTGCAAGGAAAGCATATGAAAGCATTAATTTTTCATATTGACACTTTCCTATTGCCTAAATATTTATACTTTTTGATTTTGAGGTTTTGAACAAAGCAGCAAAAATTATCCGTGGAATATATGGGTTTGCTTGAAAtgaaatccacgaaaattttatCACCACCATTGATAATATGCGTCAACCTCAAAATTATTACCCCTCAAATAGTTTAGTTACACGGTAGCATAGTTAGATGCCACTAAACTATTCAAagcatttgtgaccggatttgtgaaaacccgacacaattatgcaagcctaaatttccagtataaagcaaatacaatgggtgaaatatttgcacAATATtataaaattctgtaaatttttgaaTGTCTATTTCTAAGTgaagtaacaataataaaaaaactgagcatcatcttatttgcctactcaagaggagttcgaaaatctttgtttcgttacAGTAGATCCAAGCACATGccagttatgggcatttgtttacgtcatgtcgaagcgatcaATCTTTCTTCAAATGTTTTGCCTTTTTATGCAATGAAGAAAGGTGATtgaaggacaaacttacccagtaatcaattcccctattcatggcaaacacattGGTACCAATTTCGACTTTGTACGTCATTCTATTCATAAGGCTAGCTCAGCAGCAAGAtcagaatactctaataaagcagtcacagccacacatgtataTCATAGATATACTATAACAAAATAAGTTACAATTAACAATTAAAAAGTTATTAATTTGAAGTGTGGTAAAAAAGGGAGTGAAACAAGGtgtatgaatgatggtactgttgttgtacaacaggaaatattgacgaatttaaatttgatgaaaaGCAATAAATCAGATCTATTTCTTTCATCAAGATTTTCTGTTGTATGGTAGTAGAAAAATCCCATGTTTCCACCACTTGTTCAATGtgaaagtagggatttttcccattgctaccatcattcatatctcttctgtcactacattttatcactggactactttttttaaaattaataatttgaaCCAAACTACTTGTGCATATTTATTAGTATATGCTTATATGATGACTAAATTGTTGTATTTGATGGCTTGTGGCAATATTGTTCTTGTACTACTCTCCTTGAAAGTCTTGTGACTGTTAAATGAATGTTTAAAATGGAAATTTTGACAGAAGAAAATGTTGACGAACCATTGCAACTTTTAGAATTTCTTGAGTACGTGTTTGGATTTACAATTTTGTGATTTTTCTTGTGTTAAAAGCTGACGAAGTATGTATTTGCCAAGTTTCCTTTCTTACTGAAATGACTTTTTGGTATAGTTGCTATTAGCAGGTGGTAGTAAAGTGGATAACGGGTGCCTTCACTGTTAGAAACCTTACAACCCAACTGTTGTGTAGTAATAACCCGCAAATATGTATTGGTTAGATTAGCTATGTGGGGTAGTGTTGATGGTGCTGTTAATCCTTGTTTGCGTGATCTACATGTAGAGGATACGTTATAACGACCCTTCAATATAAGCTCTTGTAGATAGAAAGTCCTCAGAGTCCTGTGTTGAATGTGCCATTGTTAAGTCTGTATTAATTAGCCAAAAATTTGAATGCCAGTTTTGGATAGATTGACAATTGTTGTCCTTAACAATCAACATGCTGCTGGTAGCCATATATACCTATAGCTTAGTGTGAGCACTGGAACACAAGAACTGTTAGAAAACTGCTGACTAAAAGGGGGATGATTTATCACCTAGCGTTTGTTCATATGCTTGACCTCTCTGAATAAGATATACCTTTAAAATCATTATAGCCTACTTACCACTTGGTTAAGTATAGGAAGCTCTATAATAGTTTGCATGTCGTGTATTATGCAAATTTTCTCTCCAGGGGCTCTTTTATACATAAATAAGAGAGACATCTCTCAACTTCAACTGTTGCCTATTCCTGGTACCTTTAGAAGTCAGCAGTGTAGTTTCAGTCATAAAAATGCCTTTAGAGCCCGTTAGGTGTTTGCTATGTGTTGTTTCGTTTAACGCCATTACCTGTTTGGGAGAGCACTCGTATCTCACACACTGACTTGTTTAATCATAAAACTTTTTTCTCACATGGACACATACACCTGCTGTATATACAGTCACCCCAGCTCAACATGTATGCACCATGTAGGTGTGTATCAGTTATACAAGCACATTCTCCTGAATCTTCTCCACTGTGTAGTGGAGTTGTGAATATGGAGCAGCATAAAACATGTCACTTAGGTATATATACAGTTACTTGTGTCTTTCATGATTACCTATCAAAACTCCGTCAGACAAACCTCTCAACCCTTAGTAATGTTACGTAATTTGTGTTTGGTAATGTAGCTGGTAACTCTATTACCATATAATGAGGCTTTTTTTCGAGTGGGTAAAATTTTGCAGATTGGCTTTTATCCGTGAAAATGTTCCCCCACAAATTTTGTGCTTCAATCAAAATAGCATCATTTTCAGATCATAAATGCATCATTCTACATAAGTAAAATTCAAGTTTGGATGTGGTGGCGATCCACAAACTATTTCCACCTCAAAAAACTCTCCCTAATGTTACAATGGTTTACCCACAAAGCTTGATTCAATGGTCCACTACAATGGTATATTTAATGGGCTAGTATGTGGTTGAATCTGTAAACAACTGGAGCTTGCTATGAAGCAGGAATAATGGTGTACTGCAAACAAATGATGAATTGTGGTATATGCTTTTGTTTACAGTCATGTGGAACAAATAACAACAGATAAAAGAGTTGAAAGTCTAAGATTTCCTGCATCAAATATCCCCCAGTAGATTTCCATTTCTACTTCACTATGTGGATAATACATTTGTAATGAACATCCTATGGATGGTATTAGCGGTTTCAACCCTTGTCAACTGTAGGTAGAACAACTTGTAAAGGTTATGACATGGCTGGAATCAGCTAACACAATGTTGGTGTATTCCTTGTATGGTAATAAACTGCCTCAGTGGTAATTAGTAAGGATAAGTTTTAGTAGTCGTTCCCATGGTTACTGGTTACTTTGATGCACGTAAATATATTTTTCAATGGGATAGTTTTATTGGATGATGTGTTGTTTTagagtttattattatttctttcTATAGGACTGTATACTTGAAGAATTCtttattacagtgaaacctcacttagtggccacctcactAATAGGGCCACATATTGTGGGTCCCAAAGGTGGCTCTATTAAAAcatggtttcactgtattttcTTTTGCACATCTTGTTTTATGAAATGTGTGTTGACCTTAATTGCTTCTAAATTAGCTGGTTGAACAGCCTTTCCTATCCCAAAACCATACTTTAACAGAAAGCTTACTTAATGGGCTACCTGGGAGAGTCTAAACAATCACCGTAACAGCTGCTCACTTGTTTTCAACCCACGAAAGAATGGTAGTTGGTTTTCCAATTTTTAATCACATTGTGAGACAGCCATTTATGTTGCTCACGTGAGGTTTGTATGATGTGATCGAATGATGAATCATTTGGTGTTTTTTTCCTAATGAATAGTAATAAGGACAATATGTTTGCATGCTTTTTCAAAAGTTAGGAAAGCTGTAAGTGTTTCACTTGTCAtaagtaaaaagtaaggaattTTCATTACATGGCACTATAcataccttttttttttttccagtGATCAAAGATGTCTTAGCAACTTGTGTAATAGTCATCTGTCTgaactggccattataaaaatccccaATTGAGTCGTTTGTATGTTGCCTAATATGACCACCTGCTTaatagaccgtattccaaatgatgtCATACGAATTTTCTATTTGGAGgactcttatattttcgagtGTTATCACCAATGGCGATCGAGATTTTGAAGATTGATATAGAGGCTAACAAACAAGATATCGAGGCAAAACTACCAGGTTTGGTTAttgcagcaaagaaacaatagtatttcttctaaacttgaaaaccagctgaaaaattCTAACATGGTGTTAGAGGATAGATTTTATACCCTTATAACTGTACCTAGCTCAATAGTGATTTTAATCTTTAAGCCCCATTGGAACTCTCACTTGAAATTGTTAGAATATCCCAAATAGCTGTGGCCATTTTATTTCGTGACGTCATTTAGAATACGGTCTATAAGGTCACCAATCAACAAAGGATCCTTTATGTGCTATGTGACTTGCCTAATGCAGAAAGGTCGGGAAAATTTTAATGCAAAGGTAGCCACCAGAATAAAACAGATTTCAGTGTACCAGAGCCAGCTTCCGTTGTAAGCATATCCATGGTCCGTGAAATTGCTGTGTAGGGTGTTTAACAGGTTGGTGTCAAGGAGAACAAATGTGATTTAGTGGT
This portion of the Dysidea avara chromosome 12, odDysAvar1.4, whole genome shotgun sequence genome encodes:
- the LOC136241506 gene encoding ras GTPase-activating protein-binding protein 2-like, with protein sequence MAGSYDPQIVGSHFVKQYYTQLHKDPVQLHRFYLDQSSYVHGSSEIGSEEPVVGQKAIHEKILSINFKSVHAKIKQVDSHATLGEGIVIQVTGELSVNGQPMRAFVQTFVLAPESPKKYYVHNDIFRYQDDAYDVTSESENNEGLTEREQDVVQPQPSDLYQSGQSPQQQINEVDVSLQNGNRQSSVEQSPSGKEPWTQYNDVTGHVDSASSETSTPLELLPPRSSNSPDTTYKTSEPDTGLQSEEGRLSTPVGSTNQDYPTSEEEKAQLSWASRISQATTATITKSQQPPATSQVIQQPLAASVQPQPVTSQPLPQETRKKPLSENVSSGSRGGGFGNQESSKRYSSRSVPDTYQLFVGGLPSSTTEQELRNVFEQYGRILEIRNNPNNFAFLVFDSEKPVKTILAKKDKEPPKIRGKQLNIEKKKPSEAVRVRPGFRRDGPPGSGQRGGGSRSAPKNSKR